A genomic segment from Polyangium mundeleinium encodes:
- a CDS encoding Mur ligase family protein, producing the protein MFPPPPRWSRRITTVGVTGTNGKTTTTTFLAAALARLARPVLRVTTLGAFLDDAPLPFPATHDDFLDAMRHGFEQGARYAAVEATSEALALGFAKAWPISLAVFTNLTRDHLDAHGSPEHYLASKAQLFVHLPADGAAILNAWDPASELLAEVVAKGARTVTYGLPSRAPGKPVLRPNLVAEEISVGWDGTRARLASTLRVRDMPQEIRIRAIGEPFLENALAALAAAIEAGVPPAEAADAIAQVPAPPGRFQVLGAGPRAVVDYAHSPDALARTLTTARGLTTGRVFVVFGAGGDRDRGKRASMGEAARRADRIVLTSDNPRSEDPAAIAEEIRVGLGDHPDVRVVLDRAEAIRGAIAEAGPSDVVVIAGRGPETEQVFASGNRRLVDAEVADAALAEA; encoded by the coding sequence ATGTTTCCTCCGCCGCCCCGCTGGTCACGCCGCATCACCACCGTGGGCGTGACCGGCACGAACGGCAAGACCACGACCACGACGTTCCTCGCGGCCGCGCTCGCCCGCCTCGCCCGGCCCGTCCTTCGCGTGACCACGCTCGGCGCCTTCCTCGACGACGCGCCGCTCCCGTTCCCCGCGACGCACGACGACTTCCTCGACGCCATGCGCCACGGTTTTGAACAGGGCGCGCGATATGCCGCCGTCGAGGCCACGAGCGAGGCCCTCGCGCTCGGGTTTGCCAAGGCGTGGCCCATTTCCCTCGCGGTCTTCACGAACCTGACGCGGGACCACCTCGACGCGCACGGCTCGCCCGAGCATTACCTCGCGAGCAAAGCGCAGCTCTTCGTGCACCTGCCCGCGGACGGCGCGGCGATCCTCAATGCCTGGGATCCCGCCTCGGAGCTGCTCGCCGAGGTCGTCGCGAAAGGCGCGCGCACCGTCACGTACGGCCTCCCTTCACGCGCGCCGGGAAAGCCGGTCCTCCGGCCCAATCTCGTGGCCGAGGAGATCTCCGTGGGCTGGGATGGAACACGCGCCCGGCTCGCTTCCACGTTGCGTGTTCGAGACATGCCGCAGGAAATACGCATTCGCGCGATCGGCGAGCCGTTCCTGGAGAATGCGCTCGCCGCGCTCGCGGCCGCGATCGAGGCGGGTGTCCCCCCGGCGGAGGCGGCGGACGCGATCGCCCAGGTGCCCGCGCCGCCCGGTCGATTCCAGGTCCTCGGCGCGGGTCCACGCGCCGTCGTCGATTATGCGCATTCCCCCGACGCGCTCGCCCGCACGCTCACGACGGCGCGTGGCCTCACGACGGGCCGCGTGTTCGTGGTCTTTGGCGCCGGCGGGGATCGGGACCGCGGCAAACGCGCTTCGATGGGCGAGGCCGCGCGGCGGGCCGATCGCATCGTGCTCACGAGCGACAACCCCCGAAGCGAGGACCCCGCGGCGATCGCCGAGGAAATCCGGGTCGGGCTCGGCGATCACCCCGACGTCCGTGTCGTCCTCGACCGCGCCGAGGCGATCCGCGGAGCCATCGCGGAGGCGGGCCCCTCCGACGTGGTCGTGATCGCGGGCCGCGGCCCCGAGACCGAGCAGGTCTTCGCCTCGGGAAACCGCCGGCTCGTCGACGCGGAGGTCGCGGACGCGGCGCTCGCGGAGGCGTGA
- a CDS encoding NTP/NDP exchange transporter yields the protein MLRGFVLRQGLRVVAVRPEEIGAVVWSFVYFFLLLSGYYLIRPLRDAMGIAGGEKALPWLFSATFGVMLCAVPLYGALVTRLSRRRLVPVVHRFFAANLLLFFALASLGVPRPLLGRVFFVWTSVYNLFVVSVLWSFLVDVFTSEQGKRLFGIIAAGGSAGAILGPLVTAAVSKRLGQTHLFWLLVLSAVTLEACVLCARRAEHYAGARDASEARASSDKPVGGSLFAGVRLIVASPYLAGIALAMLLLTTMNTFLYLQKTDLVRRAAQDSAAHTALFAWNDTAVNVLSAALSLFLTGRLMTRLGLAAALVVLPVLSGLGFSALAVYPSLAVVAVVEGLRRAAQYAIERPAREVLYTVLPREAKYKAKSFIDTVVFRGGDAASAWAHAGLLTLGLSSSGISLVAVPLAGLWLGVALFLARREKTLAEEGAESRKLDAPAAVT from the coding sequence ATGTTGCGAGGGTTCGTCTTGCGCCAGGGCCTGCGCGTCGTCGCCGTGCGCCCCGAGGAGATCGGCGCCGTCGTGTGGTCGTTCGTCTACTTTTTCCTGCTCCTCTCCGGGTATTACCTCATTCGCCCGCTCCGCGACGCCATGGGCATCGCGGGCGGCGAGAAGGCCTTGCCGTGGCTCTTCTCCGCGACGTTCGGGGTGATGCTCTGCGCCGTCCCGCTTTATGGCGCCCTCGTCACGCGCCTCTCGCGCCGCCGCCTCGTCCCCGTCGTCCACCGCTTCTTCGCGGCAAACCTCCTCCTCTTTTTCGCGCTCGCGTCCCTCGGCGTCCCGCGTCCGCTCCTCGGCCGCGTCTTTTTCGTCTGGACCAGCGTCTACAACCTGTTCGTCGTCTCCGTCCTCTGGAGCTTCCTCGTCGACGTCTTCACGAGCGAGCAGGGCAAGCGCCTCTTCGGCATCATCGCCGCGGGCGGCAGCGCGGGCGCGATCCTGGGCCCACTCGTCACGGCGGCCGTGAGCAAGCGGCTCGGGCAAACGCACCTCTTCTGGTTGCTCGTCCTCTCGGCCGTGACGCTCGAAGCGTGTGTCCTCTGCGCGCGGCGCGCCGAGCATTACGCGGGCGCGCGTGACGCCTCGGAGGCGCGCGCCTCTTCGGACAAACCCGTCGGTGGCTCGCTTTTCGCCGGCGTCCGCCTCATCGTCGCGTCGCCGTACCTCGCGGGCATCGCGCTCGCGATGTTGCTCCTGACGACGATGAACACCTTTCTTTATCTCCAGAAGACCGATCTCGTCCGCCGCGCGGCCCAGGATTCGGCGGCGCATACGGCTCTTTTCGCCTGGAACGACACGGCCGTGAACGTCCTCTCCGCCGCGCTCTCGTTGTTCCTCACGGGCCGGCTCATGACCCGGCTCGGCCTCGCCGCGGCGCTCGTCGTGCTCCCCGTCCTCTCTGGCCTCGGATTCTCGGCGCTCGCCGTCTATCCCTCCCTCGCGGTCGTTGCCGTGGTCGAGGGACTCCGCCGCGCGGCGCAATATGCGATCGAGCGCCCGGCGCGCGAGGTGCTTTATACCGTCCTCCCCCGGGAGGCGAAATACAAGGCGAAGAGCTTCATCGACACCGTGGTCTTTCGCGGGGGCGATGCCGCGAGCGCGTGGGCGCACGCGGGGTTGCTCACCCTGGGTTTGTCGTCCTCGGGCATCTCGCTCGTCGCGGTCCCGCTCGCGGGCCTTTGGCTCGGCGTGGCCCTTTTCCTGGCCCGCCGCGAAAAGACCCTGGCGGAGGAGGGGGCCGAGTCACGCAAGCTGGACGCGCCGGCGGCCGTGACCTGA
- a CDS encoding NAD-dependent epimerase/dehydratase family protein yields the protein MSRSIVAITGASGFLGRALAARALAAGFRVRGLDLVPNREGGPSIELLRGDVSDPAACAALCAGAETVYHTAAVVRESGPMTLFERVNVGGTGAMLVAARRAGVRHFVMISSVMVHGFDFPDGVPEDGPLGGFDNPYCATKIRSEALALAAHEPGVFDVYVVRPGDVYGPGSIPWTERPTRMMAARSWIYVDSKVCHVNHVYVDNLLDAIELVLAANKGGLPFTVTDDRRTTAREFFSHYQRFLGIRGLPDLPGPLVLRAAATLDRAASVLGRELEMNREAVRYVLRRGQYGIERIKALGYAPRIGLDEGMARSVAWLREKGMGR from the coding sequence ATGAGCCGATCGATCGTGGCCATCACGGGCGCATCGGGGTTCCTCGGCCGGGCGCTCGCCGCGCGCGCGCTCGCCGCGGGCTTCAGGGTTCGCGGGCTGGATCTCGTGCCGAATCGCGAGGGAGGCCCTTCGATCGAGCTCCTCCGCGGGGACGTGTCGGATCCGGCGGCCTGCGCGGCGCTCTGCGCGGGGGCGGAGACCGTCTACCACACGGCCGCGGTCGTGCGGGAGTCGGGCCCGATGACGCTCTTCGAGCGGGTGAACGTGGGCGGAACGGGGGCGATGCTGGTCGCGGCGCGGCGCGCGGGCGTGCGCCATTTCGTGATGATCTCGTCGGTCATGGTGCACGGCTTCGATTTCCCCGACGGCGTGCCCGAGGACGGGCCCCTGGGCGGCTTCGACAACCCTTATTGCGCGACGAAGATCCGGAGCGAGGCGCTCGCGCTCGCGGCGCACGAGCCCGGCGTCTTCGATGTCTACGTGGTGAGGCCCGGCGACGTGTATGGCCCCGGCTCGATCCCCTGGACGGAGCGGCCGACGCGCATGATGGCCGCGCGGTCGTGGATCTACGTCGATAGCAAGGTTTGTCACGTGAACCACGTGTACGTGGACAACCTCCTCGACGCGATCGAGCTCGTGCTCGCCGCGAACAAGGGCGGCCTGCCTTTCACGGTCACGGACGACAGGCGCACGACCGCGCGCGAATTCTTCAGCCATTACCAGCGATTCCTCGGCATCCGCGGGCTCCCCGATCTCCCGGGGCCGCTCGTGCTCCGCGCCGCCGCCACGCTCGATCGCGCGGCCTCCGTGCTGGGGCGGGAGCTCGAAATGAACCGCGAGGCCGTGCGCTACGTGCTTCGGCGCGGGCAATACGGGATCGAGCGGATCAAGGCCCTCGGGTATGCGCCGCGCATCGGGCTCGACGAGGGCATGGCGAGGAGCGTCGCGTGGCTGCGGGAGAAGGGGATGGGGCGGTAA
- a CDS encoding alpha/beta fold hydrolase, giving the protein MPHVDLNGQKIFYEDSGGEGPPVVLAHGFLMDLTMFDPQVAVLAPEFRVIRFDARGFGRTKSDGNRFTYWDSVEDCIRLLDHLGIERAVVGGMSQGGFLTLRAALKWPDRVKALVLINSQGGVDDAETLAGNRSMLETWRQQGPIDPIVHGIAGLILGAPEHWEPWVSMWRKASIEDLVAPTLALLEREDITDRLSEIKQPAIVFHGDADLAISLERGRLLADKLSGCKSFVTVKGAAHASNLTHADQVNPPLLAFLRAYA; this is encoded by the coding sequence ATGCCCCACGTCGATCTGAATGGCCAAAAGATTTTCTACGAGGACTCCGGCGGCGAGGGACCGCCCGTCGTGCTCGCGCACGGCTTCTTGATGGATCTGACGATGTTCGATCCGCAGGTCGCGGTCCTCGCGCCCGAGTTCCGCGTGATCCGCTTCGACGCCCGCGGCTTCGGCCGCACGAAGAGCGACGGGAATCGCTTCACCTACTGGGACTCGGTCGAGGACTGCATTCGGCTCCTCGATCACCTCGGCATCGAGCGCGCCGTCGTCGGTGGCATGTCCCAGGGCGGCTTTCTCACGCTGCGCGCCGCGTTGAAGTGGCCCGATCGCGTGAAGGCCCTCGTCCTCATCAACTCGCAGGGCGGCGTGGACGACGCCGAGACGCTCGCCGGGAACCGCAGCATGCTGGAGACATGGCGGCAGCAGGGCCCGATTGATCCGATCGTCCATGGGATCGCCGGCCTCATCCTCGGCGCGCCCGAGCACTGGGAGCCCTGGGTCTCGATGTGGCGGAAGGCCTCGATCGAAGACCTCGTGGCCCCCACGCTCGCCCTGCTCGAGCGCGAGGACATCACCGATCGCCTCAGCGAGATCAAGCAGCCGGCGATCGTCTTCCACGGCGACGCGGACCTCGCGATTTCGCTCGAGCGCGGCCGCCTCCTCGCGGACAAACTCTCGGGCTGCAAGAGTTTCGTCACGGTGAAGGGCGCCGCGCACGCGTCGAACCTCACCCACGCCGATCAGGTGAACCCGCCGCTCCTCGCGTTCCTCCGCGCGTACGCGTGA
- a CDS encoding PA0069 family radical SAM protein, translating into MPRPVQNPPNPWAKTEVEWLDEPPNATLQVFEEQARSILSENESPDLPFRFSLNPYRGCIHACAYCYARPSHQYLGFGAGTDFDRKIVVKTNAPRLLREAFEKPSWRGDGVVLSGNTDCYQPLEASYELTRQCLDVCLAFQNPVSIITKSRLVARDAGLLAELSRRARAHVFLSIPFARDEDGRKIEPWASKTSLRFGAMRALADAGVPVGIAIAPVIPGLNDSDIAELLERAREAGAGTAFLQPLRLSAEVLPVFEERLAEAYPLRAQKVRNAIQEMRGGKMNESAFGARFSGLGPRWAMVERVFEAHCARLGLNRERITREAPTTFQRPKRQLSLFDDRSPNR; encoded by the coding sequence ATGCCGCGCCCCGTGCAGAACCCGCCGAACCCCTGGGCGAAGACCGAGGTCGAGTGGCTCGACGAGCCGCCGAACGCGACGCTCCAGGTCTTCGAGGAGCAGGCCCGCTCGATCCTCTCCGAGAACGAGAGCCCGGATCTGCCCTTCCGCTTCAGCCTGAACCCCTACCGCGGCTGCATCCACGCCTGCGCCTACTGTTATGCCCGCCCGAGCCACCAGTACCTCGGCTTCGGCGCGGGCACCGATTTCGATCGCAAGATCGTGGTCAAGACGAACGCGCCGCGCCTCCTCCGCGAGGCCTTCGAGAAGCCGAGCTGGCGCGGCGACGGGGTCGTCCTCTCGGGAAACACCGATTGTTATCAGCCGCTCGAAGCGAGCTACGAGCTCACGCGTCAATGTCTCGACGTTTGCCTCGCCTTCCAGAACCCGGTCTCGATCATCACGAAGAGCCGCCTCGTGGCGCGGGACGCGGGCCTGCTCGCGGAGCTCTCGCGGCGGGCGCGGGCGCACGTGTTCCTCAGCATTCCGTTCGCGAGGGACGAGGACGGGCGCAAGATCGAGCCCTGGGCGAGCAAGACGAGCCTGCGCTTCGGCGCGATGCGCGCCCTCGCGGACGCGGGGGTCCCGGTCGGGATCGCCATTGCGCCGGTCATTCCAGGGCTCAACGATTCGGACATCGCCGAGCTGCTCGAGCGCGCGCGGGAGGCGGGGGCGGGGACGGCGTTCCTGCAGCCCCTTCGGCTCTCGGCCGAGGTCCTGCCCGTCTTCGAAGAGCGGCTCGCCGAGGCGTATCCGCTGCGGGCGCAAAAAGTACGCAATGCGATCCAGGAGATGCGCGGCGGCAAGATGAACGAGAGCGCGTTCGGGGCGCGCTTCTCGGGGCTCGGGCCCCGGTGGGCCATGGTCGAGCGGGTGTTCGAGGCCCATTGCGCGCGCCTCGGCCTGAACCGGGAGCGCATCACCCGCGAGGCCCCGACCACGTTCCAGCGGCCGAAGAGACAGCTTTCGCTCTTCGACGACAGATCCCCAAACCGGTAA